The following are encoded in a window of Salinibacter ruber DSM 13855 genomic DNA:
- a CDS encoding Lrp/AsnC family transcriptional regulator encodes MVTAIVLLDTKRGKVNEVADALAALDGITEVHSVAGRVDLVAMLRVDENEALADLVTNEIRQVDGITDTETLIGFRVHSSHDLENMFGVGMD; translated from the coding sequence ATGGTCACCGCAATCGTTCTGCTCGACACCAAGCGCGGCAAAGTCAACGAGGTGGCCGACGCGCTCGCGGCCCTCGATGGCATCACGGAGGTCCACTCCGTGGCGGGACGCGTCGACCTCGTCGCCATGTTGCGCGTCGACGAGAACGAGGCGCTCGCCGACCTCGTGACGAACGAGATCCGCCAGGTGGACGGCATCACCGACACCGAGACGCTCATCGGCTTCCGCGTGCACTCCAGCCACGACCTGGAAAACATGTTCGGGGTCGGCATGGACTGA
- a CDS encoding GIY-YIG nuclease family protein, giving the protein MSPTPSTNEASAGGHYVYVIECRDGTYYTGYTTDVERRVEEHNEGTAAKYTRGRRPVTLVHVETYDSQSAAMQREYAIKQLRRREKERLVQNGTETSDSA; this is encoded by the coding sequence ATGTCCCCTACGCCCTCAACGAATGAAGCGTCCGCCGGCGGGCACTACGTATACGTCATTGAGTGCCGTGACGGCACCTACTACACCGGCTACACGACGGACGTGGAGCGGCGGGTCGAAGAGCACAACGAGGGTACGGCGGCCAAGTACACCCGCGGGCGACGCCCGGTGACGCTGGTTCACGTCGAAACGTACGACAGTCAGTCCGCCGCCATGCAGCGGGAGTACGCGATCAAGCAGCTCCGACGAAGGGAAAAAGAGCGGCTTGTGCAGAACGGGACGGAGACATCCGACTCGGCGTAG
- a CDS encoding acyl-CoA carboxylase subunit beta encodes MSDPDDTPADTSSRDDRYDDLERRRAEAAKGGGEERIERQHEKDKLTARERLDILLDDDSFEELGTFVRHQETNFGLDEDRPPGDGVVTGYGTIQGRLVYIFSQDFTVYGGSLGRAHADKIVNVMEKALENGAPVIGLNDSGGARIQEGVKSLGGYADIFKLNTEASGVVPQISAIMGPCAGGAVYSPAITDFTLMVEDSSYMFVTGPNVVKTVTQEEVTANDLGGARTHATKSGVSHLTCSNDVDCLRRIRELVGYLPQNCEEDPPRVPREEVESAHDGDALDGLVPEDPNQPYDMRDVIRHLVDADDFFEIQPDFGENLLTGFSRIGGRPVGIVANQPAVLAGTLDIDASIKGARFVRTCDAFNVPLLVLEDVPGFLPGTDQEWNGIIKHGAKLLYAFCEATVPRITVITRKAYGGAYDVMNSKHIGGDLNFAWPTAEVAVMGPKSAVEIIYRDELDDADDTEAAKDDFVEQYRDRFATPYVAAEYGYVDDVIKPSETRKRLICGFDMLENKVVNNPRKKHGNLPL; translated from the coding sequence ATGAGCGACCCCGACGACACCCCTGCCGACACGTCTTCTCGTGATGACCGGTACGACGACCTGGAGCGCCGCCGCGCGGAGGCCGCCAAGGGGGGCGGGGAGGAGCGCATCGAGCGCCAGCACGAGAAGGACAAGCTGACGGCCCGCGAGCGGCTCGACATTCTGCTCGACGACGACTCGTTCGAGGAGCTCGGCACGTTCGTGCGCCACCAGGAAACCAACTTTGGCCTCGACGAGGACCGCCCGCCCGGCGACGGGGTGGTCACCGGCTACGGCACCATCCAAGGGCGCCTTGTCTACATCTTCAGCCAGGACTTTACCGTCTACGGCGGGTCGCTGGGCCGGGCCCACGCCGACAAAATTGTGAACGTGATGGAGAAGGCGCTCGAAAACGGGGCGCCCGTGATCGGCCTCAACGACTCCGGGGGCGCCCGCATCCAGGAGGGCGTCAAGAGCCTCGGCGGCTACGCGGACATCTTTAAGCTGAACACGGAGGCCTCGGGCGTCGTCCCCCAGATTTCGGCAATCATGGGGCCGTGCGCCGGGGGGGCGGTCTACAGCCCGGCCATCACCGACTTCACCCTCATGGTGGAGGACTCCAGCTACATGTTCGTGACCGGGCCGAACGTGGTGAAGACCGTCACACAGGAGGAGGTAACGGCGAACGACCTGGGCGGGGCCCGGACCCACGCCACCAAGAGCGGCGTGAGCCACCTCACCTGCAGCAACGACGTGGACTGCCTCCGCCGCATCCGCGAGCTGGTGGGCTACCTGCCCCAAAACTGTGAGGAGGATCCGCCGCGCGTGCCGCGGGAGGAGGTGGAGAGTGCCCACGACGGGGACGCACTGGACGGGCTCGTGCCGGAGGACCCGAACCAGCCCTATGACATGCGCGACGTCATCCGGCATCTCGTCGATGCGGACGACTTTTTCGAGATCCAGCCCGACTTCGGTGAGAACCTCCTCACCGGCTTCTCGCGCATCGGCGGGCGGCCGGTGGGTATTGTGGCGAACCAGCCCGCCGTGCTGGCCGGCACGCTCGACATCGACGCCTCCATCAAAGGGGCTCGGTTCGTACGCACCTGCGACGCCTTCAACGTGCCGCTGCTCGTGTTGGAGGACGTGCCCGGCTTTCTGCCCGGCACCGATCAGGAGTGGAACGGCATCATCAAGCACGGGGCCAAGCTGCTCTACGCCTTCTGCGAGGCGACTGTCCCGCGCATCACCGTCATCACGCGCAAGGCGTACGGCGGGGCCTACGACGTGATGAACTCGAAGCACATCGGTGGCGACCTCAACTTTGCTTGGCCCACCGCCGAGGTGGCCGTGATGGGGCCGAAAAGTGCCGTCGAGATCATCTACCGCGACGAACTGGACGATGCGGACGACACGGAGGCGGCGAAGGACGACTTCGTGGAGCAGTACCGCGACCGCTTTGCGACGCCCTATGTGGCGGCGGAGTACGGCTACGTCGACGACGTCATCAAGCCGAGCGAGACCCGCAAGCGCCTCATCTGTGGCTTCGACATGCTGGAGAACAAGGTGGTCAACAATCCGCGCAAGAAGCACGGCAACCTGCCGCTGTAG
- a CDS encoding fasciclin domain-containing protein: MLLHSCFQWTTNPQFSIIQVFSNDNDLGTLASALQAADPAETLGNENATFTVFAPANPAFDNVDVQSLTNNPDPLRDLLNFHVVQGEALTASDLEGRESVTTVEGQELQIGSENGTLTVGGVPVSQSDVEASNGVAHVIGGVLIPESFPRRVSYDLAAQSNSGAISSGVEGTVTFWEYNDSQTLVTLSLDNGPTGASVSHPAHIHNEGDGEIAIYLSSLDGTNRNEANDGTSARLVDRSFDTLAGFNGYVNIHESVENLGNIVAQGDIGSNATGTLGAGLSLADNPTTNTKELTAQPNNGDFSNGVPGQLRLRELTADQTLVTVRLDPDGDGEFGDGPTQATVSHPAHIHGSGGAIQDYLSPVDGTDSKARSSQIVPNDVLNSDGIYVNVHESAANLQYVVSQGDVGSSSGGGGGY; the protein is encoded by the coding sequence GTGTTACTGCATTCCTGCTTCCAATGGACGACGAACCCGCAATTCTCAATAATCCAGGTTTTCAGTAACGACAACGACCTTGGCACCCTCGCCTCCGCGCTCCAGGCCGCGGATCCCGCCGAAACCCTTGGCAATGAGAATGCCACCTTTACGGTCTTTGCCCCGGCCAATCCGGCGTTCGACAACGTCGACGTGCAGAGCCTGACCAACAACCCGGACCCTCTTCGGGACCTCTTGAACTTCCACGTCGTGCAGGGGGAGGCGCTCACCGCCAGCGACTTGGAGGGACGCGAGAGCGTCACGACCGTTGAGGGCCAGGAGCTCCAGATCGGATCCGAGAATGGCACGCTCACGGTCGGGGGCGTACCGGTGAGCCAGTCCGACGTTGAGGCCAGCAACGGCGTCGCCCACGTCATCGGCGGCGTGCTGATTCCGGAAAGCTTTCCGCGACGCGTAAGCTACGACCTCGCCGCCCAGTCCAACAGCGGCGCCATCTCGAGCGGGGTTGAGGGAACCGTCACGTTCTGGGAGTACAACGACAGCCAGACGCTCGTGACGCTGTCGTTGGACAACGGCCCGACCGGGGCCAGCGTCTCGCACCCGGCGCATATCCACAACGAGGGGGATGGAGAAATCGCGATTTACCTCTCATCTCTGGACGGAACGAATAGAAACGAGGCAAACGACGGCACCTCGGCCCGTCTCGTAGACCGGTCCTTCGATACCCTTGCGGGCTTCAATGGATACGTGAACATCCACGAGAGTGTCGAAAACCTCGGCAACATTGTCGCCCAGGGCGACATCGGGTCCAATGCGACGGGCACACTCGGCGCGGGACTCTCGCTGGCCGATAACCCGACGACGAACACGAAGGAGCTGACCGCCCAGCCCAACAACGGCGACTTTTCGAATGGCGTGCCCGGCCAGCTTCGACTCCGTGAACTCACGGCCGATCAGACCCTCGTCACTGTCCGGCTCGACCCGGATGGCGACGGCGAATTTGGGGATGGGCCGACGCAGGCCACCGTTTCCCACCCGGCCCACATTCACGGTTCGGGGGGCGCCATTCAGGACTACCTCAGCCCGGTGGATGGGACCGATTCGAAGGCGCGAAGTAGCCAGATTGTACCGAACGACGTCCTCAACAGCGACGGCATCTACGTGAACGTGCACGAGAGTGCCGCCAACCTGCAGTACGTCGTCTCTCAGGGTGACGTGGGCTCCAGCAGCGGGGGAGGCGGCGGCTACTAA
- a CDS encoding RNA polymerase sigma factor translates to MTMSPSSSEDSTPRPGAAPRAGASPPEDDELSFDVLRNRLGTGDEAAFERIFRRLSEPVFRFVCGMVQDEALAHDITQDTFAKLWSIRDRMDTVDSLQAYVFQMARNRVYNHQRDEAVRRDHEQDVRDAHPDASPPAPDETLDADLLRSLLERWIAELPDRQREALTLRRQKDLSHDEIAEIMDVSPNTVNNHIVRAMRTLRERLGEYRPDVRSEP, encoded by the coding sequence ATGACGATGTCCCCCTCCTCGTCTGAGGATTCGACGCCCCGGCCCGGCGCTGCGCCGCGGGCGGGTGCTTCGCCCCCGGAAGACGACGAGCTCTCCTTCGACGTCTTGCGGAACCGCCTTGGGACGGGCGACGAGGCGGCCTTCGAACGCATTTTTCGGCGGCTCTCCGAACCGGTCTTTCGCTTCGTGTGCGGCATGGTGCAGGATGAGGCTCTCGCCCACGACATCACGCAGGATACATTTGCGAAGCTCTGGTCGATTCGCGACCGGATGGACACGGTCGACTCGCTTCAGGCCTACGTGTTTCAGATGGCCCGAAATCGCGTGTACAACCATCAGCGCGACGAGGCGGTACGCCGCGATCATGAGCAGGACGTGCGGGACGCCCATCCCGATGCCTCCCCGCCCGCTCCGGACGAGACCCTCGACGCCGATCTGCTTCGGTCCCTGCTCGAACGATGGATCGCGGAACTGCCCGACCGGCAGCGCGAGGCATTGACGCTGCGCCGGCAGAAGGACCTCAGTCACGACGAGATCGCCGAGATCATGGACGTGTCGCCGAACACGGTCAACAATCACATCGTCCGGGCCATGCGTACCCTGCGCGAGCGTCTTGGTGAATACCGTCCAGATGTACGGTCCGAGCCGTGA
- a CDS encoding FecR family protein encodes MPSLSSHSDDPADGGDEKQDNERIWRLLQRTDEERAEAYNVDEEWDQLAGRLDLDAADAEEGPSDTSPPSRRADDRPARAPGSAAGRRQRWTQVLTVAALVLCLVGGGALWWSQPASVTAAAGERTSITLPDGSTVELNGGTTIEYARGFSTLPLVEASAREVRLEGEAFFSVVDGDRPFRVETPNAQVEVLGTEFHVHARPQDDTPETRVAVASGEVRVAGTSSETGAVVLDERGEASRVSGRNAPPSAPTLTDLKYVQAWRTGGFGLAEASLPAILRELEHRFGVSLRLKVPAAETDTMTLHYARDARLEDVLRDVCIVQGLTYRETSQGYELVRD; translated from the coding sequence ATGCCCTCGCTTTCCTCCCATTCTGACGACCCGGCCGACGGTGGCGACGAGAAGCAGGACAATGAACGCATCTGGCGCCTCCTACAGCGCACCGACGAGGAGCGGGCCGAGGCGTACAACGTAGATGAGGAATGGGACCAGCTTGCCGGCCGCCTCGACCTCGACGCTGCCGACGCGGAGGAGGGGCCCTCCGACACGTCCCCCCCGTCGCGACGGGCCGACGACCGCCCCGCCCGGGCTCCGGGCTCCGCAGCCGGTCGGCGCCAGCGCTGGACGCAGGTCCTAACGGTCGCGGCGCTCGTGCTCTGTCTCGTCGGGGGCGGCGCCCTGTGGTGGAGCCAGCCGGCCTCCGTAACCGCGGCGGCCGGGGAGCGCACCTCCATCACCCTGCCGGACGGCTCGACCGTCGAGTTGAACGGGGGCACCACGATCGAATATGCGCGGGGCTTCTCCACGCTTCCACTGGTGGAGGCCTCCGCCCGCGAGGTTCGGCTGGAAGGGGAGGCCTTCTTCTCCGTTGTGGACGGGGACCGGCCCTTCCGGGTCGAGACTCCAAACGCCCAGGTGGAGGTGCTCGGGACCGAATTTCACGTTCATGCCCGTCCGCAGGACGACACACCGGAGACCCGCGTGGCCGTTGCTAGCGGCGAAGTACGGGTCGCGGGAACCTCCTCGGAGACCGGAGCGGTCGTGCTCGATGAGCGCGGCGAGGCGAGCCGAGTGTCCGGTCGGAACGCCCCCCCGAGCGCCCCGACCCTCACCGACCTCAAGTACGTGCAGGCCTGGCGGACCGGCGGCTTCGGACTGGCGGAGGCGTCGCTCCCGGCCATTTTGCGCGAGTTGGAGCACCGCTTCGGCGTGTCGCTCCGCCTTAAGGTGCCCGCGGCCGAGACCGACACGATGACGCTCCACTACGCCCGAGATGCTCGCCTGGAGGACGTGCTCCGCGACGTTTGCATCGTACAGGGCCTCACCTACCGCGAGACGAGCCAGGGATACGAGCTGGTTCGGGACTGA
- a CDS encoding carboxypeptidase-like regulatory domain-containing protein codes for MSPPSTWWSTPGLCLVLGLLFAGATPVQAQAPDSTRSVATYTIALRDVPLKTALQRFVGRTNADLAYSTDLVKGRSVYCRSQQVPVETLLSCILSGTGVDYLRTASGSYLLVESRRTAPPVGRVAGRVVDAATGEPLPNANVLLADAGTGTATNQAGRFTVAPVLAGKHRLVVTYVGYRTAVDSVRVPPDGRDTIRVSLSRRVLDTEPIVVDGLQRRLPSARLGKSTVNASGLRHLSSAGTPDVVRAAGQRVGVSLNRPLAELNIQGGDGGEQVTLLDGTPVREPVSLGGLLGAFSPQALERMTVHKTGFGVAQGSYTAGVLEATHDLSRSGTAYAAATLDPVSANGRAEASWNESGTRTGRAMVAARRSLWDIYRTPSLRRLLNARTALDPILTATWPGGTNGLQSSSSQVQAPHAQFSDLHAAVRQELTPFQELYVSGHHGSTRLSTDVATTLSTPEGQDRRLLSRERYNWTNTALQGRYEWVVGSRVTGSAQLWGSRHDAESLYGFRDSTVQEGGTLTPPSFDLRAGPHSGEGNEIEEWGLRIEADASLTPNVRLRAALEPRHHRGAFRTRNQFLGAIAHETSAWQVGSYLEAETSLGLRWTATAGTRLTYVAPRRTVYAEPRLSLRYDRASTPLGGVAVRLAGGLYRQYMMQSEISGTGPTSVVPSVQFWLPIDRSLAPPRALHTAGSVLLTPSDPWTARLELYHKWQPRTLHIDYAGLVHSPIGSTSGDVRRFGDQSAFMAAGRGRAYGGAVHVQRQGERVLASASAEWSRVTRRYPGRFGGRSVPAPWSQPVRLTTDLDVSLAEGLEAHAHWQGTWERPWALRRAYYDYLALAGDTRDLSYDLTRPGNQVLSPFSRLDLGLSAETRLRTFTLEARLNLVNVLDRHNAFDWSLDPTGPRSTPVRRTLPGRRLFVSLGLKY; via the coding sequence TTGTCTCCTCCCTCTACTTGGTGGAGCACACCAGGGCTGTGTCTGGTTCTTGGGCTTCTCTTCGCCGGAGCGACGCCGGTGCAGGCCCAGGCGCCAGACTCGACCCGTTCGGTCGCCACGTACACGATTGCCCTCCGCGACGTCCCCCTCAAGACCGCCCTGCAGCGGTTCGTGGGCCGCACCAACGCCGACCTCGCCTACTCGACGGACCTCGTCAAGGGCCGCTCGGTCTACTGCCGCTCGCAGCAGGTGCCGGTGGAGACCCTGCTCTCCTGCATCCTTAGCGGGACGGGCGTCGATTACCTCCGCACGGCCAGCGGCAGCTACCTTCTCGTCGAGTCGCGCAGGACAGCCCCGCCCGTGGGCCGCGTCGCCGGCCGGGTGGTGGACGCGGCCACCGGCGAGCCCCTCCCGAACGCCAACGTCCTCCTCGCCGACGCCGGGACGGGAACAGCCACGAATCAGGCTGGGCGGTTTACTGTGGCTCCCGTCCTAGCCGGCAAGCACCGCCTCGTCGTGACGTACGTCGGCTACCGCACGGCCGTCGACAGCGTGCGGGTTCCTCCCGACGGTCGTGATACGATCCGAGTGTCCCTCTCGCGGCGGGTGCTGGACACCGAGCCCATCGTCGTGGACGGCCTGCAGCGGCGCCTGCCCTCCGCCCGCCTCGGCAAGTCCACCGTAAATGCGTCTGGGCTCAGGCACCTTTCCAGTGCGGGCACCCCGGACGTGGTTCGTGCCGCCGGCCAACGCGTAGGGGTGTCGCTCAATCGTCCGCTTGCCGAGCTCAACATTCAGGGCGGCGACGGCGGGGAGCAAGTCACCTTGCTCGATGGGACCCCCGTGCGGGAGCCCGTGAGCTTGGGCGGTCTGTTGGGCGCCTTCAGCCCACAAGCCCTGGAGCGAATGACGGTTCACAAGACCGGTTTCGGCGTGGCCCAGGGTAGTTACACCGCCGGCGTGCTGGAGGCCACCCACGATCTTTCCCGCTCCGGCACGGCCTACGCCGCGGCCACCCTCGACCCCGTCAGTGCAAATGGGCGGGCTGAGGCCAGCTGGAATGAGTCGGGGACGAGAACCGGTCGCGCCATGGTGGCCGCTCGCCGAAGTCTGTGGGACATTTACCGCACCCCCTCGCTGCGGCGCCTCCTCAACGCGCGCACGGCCCTCGATCCTATTCTCACCGCCACGTGGCCCGGAGGCACGAACGGACTCCAATCGTCATCGAGCCAGGTTCAGGCGCCGCACGCTCAGTTTTCCGACCTCCACGCGGCGGTCCGGCAGGAACTGACGCCCTTCCAGGAGCTGTACGTGTCGGGGCATCACGGTTCCACCCGGCTCAGTACAGACGTGGCGACGACGTTGTCGACTCCAGAGGGTCAGGATCGCCGCTTGCTCTCCCGTGAACGGTACAACTGGACCAATACGGCCCTTCAGGGTCGATACGAGTGGGTCGTGGGGAGTCGTGTCACGGGGAGCGCACAGCTTTGGGGAAGCCGCCACGACGCCGAGTCGCTCTACGGATTTCGAGACTCAACCGTGCAGGAGGGAGGCACACTCACCCCTCCGTCATTCGACCTACGGGCGGGCCCTCATTCGGGAGAGGGAAACGAAATCGAAGAATGGGGACTTCGGATCGAGGCCGACGCGAGCCTGACCCCGAATGTCCGCCTCCGAGCCGCCTTGGAGCCTCGTCATCACCGCGGCGCGTTTCGGACACGAAATCAGTTCCTCGGGGCCATCGCGCACGAGACGAGCGCCTGGCAGGTGGGGAGCTACCTGGAGGCCGAGACGTCGCTCGGGCTCCGTTGGACCGCCACTGCCGGCACGCGCCTCACGTACGTCGCACCGCGGCGCACCGTCTACGCCGAGCCGCGGCTCTCCCTGCGGTACGACCGGGCCTCGACCCCGCTGGGCGGGGTGGCCGTGCGCCTGGCCGGCGGCCTCTACCGGCAGTACATGATGCAGTCCGAAATCAGTGGCACTGGTCCCACGTCCGTCGTGCCATCGGTGCAGTTCTGGTTGCCCATCGACCGGTCCCTCGCCCCGCCGCGGGCGCTCCACACCGCCGGATCCGTCCTGCTTACCCCCTCAGACCCGTGGACGGCTCGCCTCGAGTTGTATCACAAGTGGCAGCCGCGCACCCTCCACATTGACTACGCCGGACTCGTGCACTCTCCGATCGGCAGCACGTCGGGGGACGTTCGTCGATTCGGGGACCAGTCTGCTTTCATGGCCGCAGGCCGTGGGCGTGCCTACGGCGGAGCCGTTCACGTGCAGCGTCAGGGCGAACGCGTTTTGGCAAGTGCCAGTGCCGAGTGGAGCCGCGTGACGCGCCGCTACCCGGGCCGATTTGGCGGCCGGTCGGTCCCGGCCCCGTGGTCCCAGCCGGTCCGTCTCACCACCGACCTCGACGTGTCGCTCGCCGAAGGCCTTGAGGCCCATGCCCACTGGCAGGGCACCTGGGAGCGTCCGTGGGCCCTGCGGCGCGCCTACTACGATTACCTCGCCCTCGCGGGAGACACCCGGGATCTCTCATACGACCTGACTCGGCCCGGCAACCAGGTCCTTTCACCCTTCTCGCGCCTCGACCTCGGCCTCTCGGCGGAGACCCGTCTCCGTACCTTCACCCTCGAGGCTCGGCTGAACCTCGTAAACGTGCTCGACCGCCACAACGCCTTCGACTGGAGCCTCGACCCGACGGGCCCTCGCTCCACGCCGGTCCGCCGCACCCTTCCGGGCCGCCGCCTGTTCGTCTCTCTGGGGCTGAAGTATTGA
- a CDS encoding glycoside hydrolase family 97 protein: MSVRLALSVAAALVLSLTACSTDAPMTTTSPDGALTIGVELQDGRPHYHVAADGDSLVASSPLGFELDGGAPLRDGFEVVGTTRRTVDTSWTPVWGTQDSVRNHFSERTIRLRETDAPKRRLTLVLRAYNDGVAFRYRWPEQPTLDSLRIASEETQFRLTADHTAWWIPDDYDNYEWVYRETPLSAIRDSASKISYNSYLEEVDGGAPDTSEKEAAPGTVNPPLTLRSPDEKRYLALHEAALTDYSSMTLRADPETATTLHTNLVPWPDGVKVKASVPHQTPWRVIQVADRPGGLIESHILQNLNEPSKIEDPSWIEPMTYVGIWWGMHINKYTWDRSGTHGATTERTKRYMDFAAAHDIDGVLVEGWNEGWSTWLSGDSFSFTESYPDFDLQEVVAYGREKGVALVGHHETGGDIPAYERQLDDAFALYDSVGVPAVKTGYAGPIRPEGVHHHGQQMVNHYRRVVKKAAEHEIVLDVHEPVMGTGIERTWPNMMTREGVRGMEYNAWAEPSPPSHTVTLPFTRMLAGPLDYTPGVFNLTPEETMPDHRVLTTLSKQLANMVVLYSPVQMAADLVENYEGEEAVAFIERVPADWSESHVLNARIGEHISIARQAAEGEAWYIGTTTNEEARTVEVPLDVLDAGPSYVAHVYEDTPDADYRDNPHAYRVRRGLVTASDTIEADLARGGGQAVILDPATAEDEAQYDALE; the protein is encoded by the coding sequence ATGTCCGTCCGCCTCGCGCTCAGTGTCGCCGCCGCACTCGTCCTGTCCCTAACCGCCTGCTCGACCGACGCCCCCATGACCACAACCTCTCCCGACGGCGCCCTCACCATTGGCGTTGAGTTGCAGGACGGGCGTCCCCACTACCACGTGGCGGCCGACGGCGACTCGCTCGTCGCGTCGTCGCCCCTCGGCTTCGAGCTGGACGGGGGGGCGCCCCTGCGCGACGGGTTTGAGGTGGTCGGGACGACCCGGCGCACGGTGGACACGTCGTGGACGCCCGTGTGGGGCACACAGGACTCGGTGCGCAACCACTTTTCCGAGCGCACAATTCGACTGCGGGAGACCGACGCGCCGAAGCGGCGGCTGACCCTCGTCCTGCGGGCGTACAACGACGGGGTGGCGTTCCGCTACCGCTGGCCCGAACAGCCCACCCTCGACTCCCTCCGCATCGCGTCGGAGGAGACGCAGTTCCGCCTCACGGCGGACCACACCGCCTGGTGGATTCCCGACGACTACGACAACTACGAGTGGGTCTACCGCGAGACGCCGCTCAGCGCCATCCGCGACAGTGCCTCAAAAATCAGCTACAACTCGTACCTCGAAGAGGTGGACGGGGGCGCGCCCGACACGAGCGAGAAGGAGGCCGCCCCCGGCACCGTCAACCCGCCGCTCACGCTGCGCAGCCCGGACGAGAAGCGGTACCTTGCCCTCCACGAGGCCGCCCTCACCGACTACTCGAGCATGACGCTGCGGGCCGACCCGGAGACCGCCACCACGCTCCACACCAATCTCGTGCCCTGGCCCGACGGCGTGAAGGTGAAGGCGAGCGTGCCGCACCAGACGCCCTGGCGCGTGATTCAGGTGGCCGATCGGCCCGGCGGGCTTATCGAGTCCCACATTCTGCAGAACCTCAACGAGCCCTCGAAGATTGAGGACCCCTCCTGGATCGAGCCGATGACGTACGTCGGCATCTGGTGGGGCATGCACATCAACAAATACACGTGGGACCGAAGCGGCACGCACGGCGCCACCACCGAGCGCACGAAGCGCTACATGGACTTCGCGGCGGCGCACGACATCGACGGCGTACTGGTGGAAGGGTGGAATGAAGGCTGGTCGACGTGGCTGTCCGGCGATAGCTTTTCGTTCACGGAGTCGTACCCGGACTTCGACCTCCAAGAGGTCGTGGCGTATGGACGCGAAAAGGGCGTGGCGCTCGTGGGCCACCACGAGACCGGGGGCGACATTCCCGCCTACGAGCGTCAGCTGGACGACGCCTTTGCGCTGTACGACTCGGTGGGCGTGCCCGCCGTGAAGACCGGCTACGCGGGCCCCATCCGGCCCGAGGGCGTGCACCACCACGGCCAGCAGATGGTCAACCACTACCGACGGGTCGTGAAAAAAGCCGCCGAGCACGAAATTGTGCTGGACGTGCACGAGCCGGTCATGGGCACGGGCATCGAGCGCACCTGGCCCAACATGATGACGCGGGAGGGCGTGCGCGGCATGGAGTACAACGCGTGGGCCGAGCCGAGCCCGCCGTCGCACACCGTAACCCTGCCCTTCACGCGCATGCTGGCCGGCCCGCTCGACTACACGCCCGGCGTCTTCAACCTCACGCCCGAGGAGACGATGCCGGACCACCGCGTGCTCACCACGCTGTCGAAGCAGCTGGCGAACATGGTCGTGCTCTACAGCCCGGTGCAGATGGCGGCCGACCTCGTCGAGAACTACGAGGGCGAAGAGGCCGTCGCGTTCATCGAACGGGTCCCCGCGGACTGGTCGGAGAGCCACGTCCTGAACGCCCGCATCGGTGAGCACATCTCCATCGCCCGCCAGGCGGCGGAGGGGGAGGCCTGGTACATCGGGACGACCACAAACGAGGAGGCGCGAACCGTCGAGGTCCCGCTCGATGTGCTCGATGCGGGGCCGTCGTACGTCGCCCACGTCTATGAGGACACGCCGGACGCTGACTACCGGGACAATCCGCACGCGTACCGGGTCCGCCGCGGCCTCGTCACGGCGTCCGATACGATCGAGGCCGACCTAGCGCGGGGCGGGGGGCAGGCGGTGATCCTGGACCCCGCGACGGCGGAGGACGAGGCGCAGTACGACGCGCTGGAGTAG